A single genomic interval of Terriglobus albidus harbors:
- a CDS encoding radical SAM protein produces the protein MPRQPIGSGVAGNGWVESRNPDPVPLWFWLDQRNASNRTGEKMKKSEILHAWTRILSGRAPSLSIEITKECPLRCPGCYAFDAAHLGSETSLRQLSDFKGDELVNRILAILDERKPLHLSLVGGDPLVRYRELETLIPQIEARGIHTQIVTSAFRVIPTEWRKYKRLNVVVSIDGLQPEHDERRKPATYERILKNIQGAKVTIHSTITSQIASRAGYLEEFLRYWSENPAIAKIWFSLFTPQYGATDPEILSPSQRIAVIEELRRLRTLFPKLDMHNIVIDEIATPPSNPAECIFARTTETISADLKTQITPCQFGGNPDCSQCGCIASMGLAAVGHYKVAGGLTAGHLFMASDRFGKRWRSLRSIFFRKTAANPTPAPFNILQS, from the coding sequence GCTGGGTAGAAAGCCGCAACCCGGACCCCGTTCCTCTCTGGTTTTGGCTTGACCAAAGAAATGCATCGAACAGAACAGGAGAGAAGATGAAAAAGTCCGAAATACTGCATGCTTGGACGAGAATCCTGTCCGGACGCGCACCGTCCTTATCCATCGAAATCACCAAAGAGTGCCCGCTGCGTTGCCCGGGTTGTTATGCGTTCGATGCGGCCCATCTCGGCAGTGAAACTTCGCTGCGTCAACTCTCCGACTTCAAAGGGGATGAGTTGGTAAACCGCATTCTCGCGATTCTTGACGAACGCAAACCTCTGCACCTGTCCCTCGTAGGCGGAGATCCATTGGTTCGCTATCGTGAACTCGAAACCTTAATCCCACAGATCGAAGCTCGTGGTATTCATACCCAGATTGTTACAAGCGCTTTTCGTGTCATCCCGACGGAGTGGCGTAAATACAAGAGGCTGAACGTGGTAGTTTCTATCGATGGTTTACAACCGGAACACGATGAACGCCGTAAACCAGCTACCTATGAGCGTATCCTCAAAAACATTCAAGGTGCGAAGGTCACGATCCATTCCACGATTACGTCTCAGATTGCTTCCCGTGCTGGTTATCTGGAAGAGTTTCTGCGCTATTGGAGCGAAAATCCAGCCATTGCGAAGATATGGTTCAGCCTCTTCACGCCGCAGTACGGAGCCACCGACCCAGAAATTCTCTCACCTTCGCAACGCATCGCTGTCATAGAGGAATTGCGCCGTCTTCGGACGCTCTTCCCGAAGCTCGACATGCACAATATTGTCATCGATGAGATTGCGACACCCCCCTCTAATCCCGCCGAATGCATTTTCGCGCGCACAACAGAGACGATCTCCGCTGATCTCAAAACGCAAATCACTCCTTGCCAGTTTGGTGGAAATCCCGACTGCTCTCAATGCGGATGCATCGCTTCGATGGGCCTGGCTGCTGTAGGTCACTATAAGGTGGCTGGAGGATTGACAGCTGGCCATTTGTTCATGGCCTCGGACAGATTTGGCAAGCGCTGGCGTAGCCTTCGGAGTATCTTTTTCAGGAAAACTGCAGCGAATCCCACGCCTGCGCCGTTCAATATTCTACAAAGCTAG
- a CDS encoding class II aldolase/adducin family protein: MEHKESSNEVKLRRELVRFSKWISRLGFAPGTSGNLSVRLDHERLLATPTGVSKALMRTTDVVIVDLQGRLLSGTRRVTSEIGMHLAIYAQRQDVDAVIHSHPPIATAFACSGRALEEVLCQEAIMTVGTVPLAPYATTGTDEVASSLWPYIPEHDAILLANHGAVSSGKTLLDAFMKMETVEHLAQVALIAHQLGSAQPLVETQIRQLRRARNAYLDNVKANQQ; this comes from the coding sequence TTGGAGCACAAAGAAAGTAGCAATGAAGTGAAGTTACGGCGAGAACTCGTTAGATTCAGTAAATGGATTTCACGTCTTGGATTTGCTCCCGGTACTTCGGGAAACCTTTCCGTTCGTCTGGACCATGAACGCTTGCTCGCGACCCCCACTGGTGTGAGCAAAGCTCTTATGAGAACAACTGATGTTGTCATCGTTGATCTTCAGGGAAGGCTACTTTCTGGAACAAGGAGGGTTACAAGCGAAATTGGGATGCACCTTGCAATCTATGCGCAGCGCCAGGATGTGGATGCAGTAATCCATTCGCATCCTCCGATTGCAACAGCCTTTGCGTGCTCTGGCCGCGCGCTAGAGGAGGTTTTGTGTCAAGAAGCGATTATGACCGTCGGTACCGTTCCTCTCGCACCGTATGCGACGACAGGAACAGACGAAGTCGCATCCAGCCTGTGGCCCTACATTCCAGAACATGATGCGATCCTCCTGGCAAACCATGGTGCCGTAAGTTCAGGCAAAACTCTTCTCGACGCATTCATGAAAATGGAAACAGTGGAACACCTTGCTCAGGTGGCGCTGATCGCCCATCAACTGGGTTCAGCCCAGCCTTTGGTAGAGACGCAGATTCGACAGTTACGTCGGGCACGGAATGCGTATTTAGACAACGTCAAAGCGAACCAACAGTAA
- a CDS encoding kelch repeat-containing protein — protein sequence MSFLEPMDGSGNALAAVDVLKTDGTTVTAPPMLSARYGHGAVLLQDGRVFVAGGYTKGGAVLNNAELFDPDTNTWASVPYPMVEPRAQFTLSLSVEAGNHARSPD from the coding sequence GTGTCATTTCTGGAACCAATGGATGGAAGTGGGAACGCGCTGGCTGCCGTGGATGTGCTCAAGACTGACGGGACCACTGTAACTGCACCGCCGATGCTCAGCGCGCGATATGGTCATGGCGCAGTTCTATTGCAGGATGGCCGTGTTTTCGTGGCGGGAGGATACACCAAGGGCGGGGCCGTCTTGAACAACGCGGAGCTTTTCGATCCCGATACGAATACCTGGGCGTCCGTACCGTATCCAATGGTTGAACCGAGGGCGCAGTTTACGTTGTCCCTGTCGGTTGAAGCTGGAAACCACGCCCGGAGTCCCGATTGA